The Pantoea phytobeneficialis genome has a segment encoding these proteins:
- the ribH gene encoding 6,7-dimethyl-8-ribityllumazine synthase, which translates to MKVIEAPVATPDANIAIVIARFNNFINDSLLDGAVDALKRIGQVKDENITIVWVPGAYELPLAARALAKSGKHDAIVALGTVIRGGTAHFEYVAGEASSGIANVAMTSDIPVTFGVLTTENIEQAIERAGTKAGNKGAEAALTALEMINVLKAIKA; encoded by the coding sequence ATGAAAGTTATCGAAGCTCCTGTTGCCACGCCTGATGCTAACATCGCCATCGTAATTGCGCGTTTTAACAACTTCATTAATGACAGCCTGCTGGACGGTGCGGTTGATGCGCTGAAGCGTATTGGTCAGGTGAAAGACGAAAACATCACCATCGTCTGGGTACCAGGTGCCTATGAACTGCCGCTGGCGGCGCGTGCGCTGGCGAAATCCGGTAAACATGACGCCATCGTGGCGCTGGGTACCGTGATCCGTGGCGGCACGGCGCACTTCGAATATGTGGCCGGTGAAGCCAGCTCAGGTATTGCCAACGTGGCAATGACCAGCGATATCCCGGTGACTTTCGGCGTGCTGACCACTGAAAACATTGAGCAGGCGATTGAACGCGCCGGCACGAAAGCGGGTAACAAGGGTGCCGAAGCGGCCCTGACTGCCCTCGAAATGATTAACGTATTGAAAGCCATCAAAGCCTGA
- the nusB gene encoding transcription antitermination factor NusB: MKPAARRRARECAVQALYSWQLSNNDIADVEYQFLAEQDVKDVDISYFRELLAGVATNSAYLDGLMKPYLSRQLEELGQVEKAILRISLYELSKRDDVPYKVAINEGIELAKVFGAEDSHKFVNGVLDKAAPQIRPNRK; the protein is encoded by the coding sequence GTGAAACCTGCTGCTCGTCGTCGCGCCCGTGAGTGCGCTGTCCAGGCGCTTTACTCCTGGCAGTTGTCCAACAACGACATTGCCGATGTGGAATACCAGTTTCTGGCGGAACAAGACGTCAAAGACGTCGATATCAGTTACTTCCGCGAACTGCTGGCCGGTGTGGCGACCAACAGCGCATACCTGGATGGTCTGATGAAACCTTACCTGTCGCGTCAGCTGGAAGAGCTGGGCCAGGTAGAAAAAGCCATCCTGCGTATTTCGCTGTATGAGCTGAGCAAACGTGATGATGTGCCCTATAAAGTGGCGATCAACGAAGGTATCGAGCTGGCTAAAGTATTTGGCGCAGAAGACAGCCACAAATTTGTCAACGGCGTGCTGGATAAAGCCGCTCCACAAATTCGCCCCAACAGAAAATAG
- the thiL gene encoding thiamine-phosphate kinase, which translates to MPCGEFELIARYFNRVTSSRRDVEKGIGDDCALLNVPEKQTLAISTDTLVEGVHFLRDIHPADLGYKAVAVNLSDLAAMGADPAWLTLALTLPEVNESWLAAFSDSLFELLDYYDMQLIGGDTTRGPLSMTLGIHGLVPVGRALKRSGAKPGDWIFVTGTLGDSAAGLALLQHRYRLSDPAVHETLIKRHLRPMPRVLQGQALRSLATSAIDVSDGLLSDLGHILQASRVGARLNVDALPLSAALRDHFDADQVQRWALAGGEDYELCFTVPEVNRGALDVALGHLGVPYTCIGQIAPEADGLTLLENGKPLSFNHKGFDHFDVK; encoded by the coding sequence ATGCCCTGTGGTGAATTCGAACTGATCGCACGTTATTTTAACCGCGTCACCAGCTCCCGCCGCGATGTCGAGAAGGGAATTGGTGACGACTGCGCATTGCTTAACGTGCCAGAAAAACAGACGCTTGCTATCAGCACCGATACGCTGGTAGAAGGCGTGCATTTCCTGCGTGATATCCATCCAGCCGATCTCGGTTATAAAGCGGTTGCGGTCAACCTGAGCGATCTGGCTGCTATGGGCGCCGATCCGGCATGGCTAACGCTGGCGCTGACGCTGCCGGAAGTGAACGAGAGCTGGCTGGCGGCCTTCAGTGACAGCCTGTTTGAGCTGCTGGATTACTACGATATGCAGCTGATTGGCGGCGATACTACGCGCGGCCCACTGAGCATGACGTTGGGCATCCACGGTTTAGTTCCGGTAGGGCGTGCACTAAAACGCTCCGGTGCGAAGCCGGGTGACTGGATTTTCGTCACCGGCACGCTGGGTGACAGTGCTGCCGGTCTGGCGTTGTTGCAGCATCGTTACCGTCTGTCGGACCCGGCGGTGCACGAAACGCTGATCAAACGTCATTTACGCCCGATGCCGCGCGTCTTGCAGGGGCAGGCGCTGCGTAGCCTGGCCACGTCAGCGATCGATGTGTCGGATGGATTGCTCTCCGACCTCGGCCATATTTTGCAGGCCAGCCGTGTCGGCGCGCGCTTGAATGTCGATGCACTGCCGCTGTCGGCAGCACTGCGCGACCATTTCGACGCAGACCAGGTGCAACGCTGGGCGCTGGCAGGAGGGGAAGACTACGAGCTGTGCTTCACGGTGCCGGAAGTGAACCGTGGTGCGCTGGACGTGGCGCTCGGTCATCTCGGCGTGCCTTATACCTGCATTGGTCAGATAGCACCGGAAGCCGATGGACTCACGTTGCTGGAAAATGGCAAGCCGCTGAGCTTCAATCACAAAGGATTTGATCACTTTGACGTTAAATAA
- the pgpA gene encoding phosphatidylglycerophosphatase A, whose product MTLNKDVAKSRLRMSNPWHLLATGFGSGLSPIVPGTAGSLAAIPFWWLMTFLPLQIYSLVVLIGISVGVYLCHRTAKDMGVHDHGSIVWDEFIGMWITLMAIPLMSWKWVLAGFVIFRIFDMWKPWPIRWFDQNVHGGMGIMVDDIIAGVISAVILYVLGHVMI is encoded by the coding sequence TTGACGTTAAATAAAGATGTGGCAAAGAGCCGCCTGCGTATGTCCAATCCGTGGCATCTGCTGGCGACCGGCTTTGGTAGTGGGTTAAGTCCGATCGTACCGGGTACCGCGGGATCGCTGGCGGCGATCCCGTTCTGGTGGTTGATGACCTTTTTGCCATTGCAGATCTATTCGCTGGTGGTGCTGATCGGTATCAGCGTCGGCGTCTATCTGTGCCATCGCACGGCCAAAGACATGGGTGTCCACGATCACGGCAGCATTGTCTGGGACGAGTTTATCGGTATGTGGATCACCCTGATGGCGATTCCGCTGATGAGCTGGAAATGGGTCCTGGCGGGTTTTGTCATTTTCCGCATTTTTGATATGTGGAAACCCTGGCCGATTCGCTGGTTCGATCAGAACGTGCATGGCGGCATGGGGATTATGGTCGATGATATTATCGCCGGGGTGATCTCTGCGGTGATTTTGTACGTGTTAGGGCATGTGATGATCTGA
- a CDS encoding aldo/keto reductase: MKKIPLGKTELQVSRLCLGCMTYGDPLRGNHAWTLPEESSRPLIKQALEAGINFFDTANSYSDGSSEEIVGRALKDFARRDEVVVATKVYFPLSNLTQGLSRNNILQSIDDSLTRLGMDHVDLLQIHRWDYDTPIEETLEALHDVVQAGKARYIGASSMHAAQFEQALQLQTREGWARFVSMQDQYNLIQREEENAMHPLCLREGIAVLPWSPLARGKLTRPWGEATARSVSDEVMAKLYRDTEENDAAIAERIATLAADKGVTRAQIALAWLLHKPVVTAPIIGASRAEQFAELVKAVDVELSTTDIAELETVYQPHPVVGFE; this comes from the coding sequence ATGAAAAAAATTCCTTTAGGTAAGACTGAATTACAGGTTTCCCGTCTCTGCCTGGGCTGTATGACCTATGGCGATCCGCTGCGCGGCAATCACGCCTGGACGTTACCGGAAGAGAGCAGCCGCCCGTTAATCAAGCAAGCGCTGGAAGCAGGCATCAACTTTTTTGATACCGCCAACTCCTATTCCGACGGCAGCAGCGAAGAGATTGTCGGGCGCGCCCTGAAAGATTTTGCTCGCCGCGACGAAGTCGTGGTCGCCACCAAGGTCTATTTCCCATTAAGTAATCTGACCCAGGGGCTGTCGCGCAACAATATCCTGCAATCAATTGATGACAGCCTGACACGGCTGGGCATGGATCATGTTGACCTGCTCCAGATTCACCGCTGGGATTACGACACGCCGATTGAGGAGACGCTGGAAGCGCTGCACGACGTGGTACAGGCCGGTAAAGCGCGTTATATCGGCGCATCCTCAATGCATGCGGCGCAATTTGAGCAGGCGCTTCAGCTCCAGACTCGCGAAGGATGGGCGCGCTTTGTCAGCATGCAGGATCAGTACAACCTGATTCAACGGGAAGAAGAGAACGCCATGCATCCGCTGTGTCTGCGCGAAGGCATCGCCGTCCTGCCCTGGAGTCCATTGGCTCGCGGTAAGCTGACGCGCCCGTGGGGTGAAGCCACCGCCCGCTCCGTGTCAGATGAGGTGATGGCTAAACTTTACCGCGACACCGAAGAGAACGATGCAGCTATCGCGGAACGTATCGCCACCCTGGCAGCGGATAAAGGCGTCACGCGTGCACAGATTGCGCTGGCCTGGTTGCTGCATAAGCCGGTGGTGACGGCACCCATTATCGGGGCATCACGCGCAGAGCAGTTTGCTGAGCTGGTCAAAGCGGTGGACGTGGAGTTGAGTACAACGGATATTGCCGAGCTGGAGACGGTGTATCAACCGCACCCAGTTGTGGGTTTTGAGTAA
- the dxs gene encoding 1-deoxy-D-xylulose-5-phosphate synthase: MSFDIAKYPTLALASTVQELRLLPKEKLPALCDELRQYLLDSVSRSSGHFASGLGVVELTVALHYVYNTPFDHLVWDVGHQAYPHKILTGRRDRIGTIRQKNGLHPFPWREESEYDVLSVGHSSTSISAALGMAVAAEREGKGRRTAAIIGDGAITAGMAFEAMNHAGDIKPDMLVILNDNEMSISENVGALNNRLAQILSGKTYSRLREGGKRVLDNLPPIKELVKRTEEHLKGMVVPGTLFEELGFNYIGPVDGHDVLALVSTLKNMRSLKGPQFLHIMTKKGKGYAPAEEDPITWHAVPKFDPASGSLPKSAGGLPSYSKVFGNWLSEIAADDARLMAITPAMREGSGMVSFSRDYPQQYFDVAIAEQHAVTFAAGMAIGGYKPIVAIYSTFLQRAYDQVIHDVAIQKLPVLFAIDRGGIVGADGQTHQGAFDLAYLRCIPGMVIMTPSDENECRLMLYTGYHYQDGPSAVRYPRGTGTGAALEPLASLPLGKGVIKRQGEKLAILNFGTLLPEATAAAEALNATLVDMRFVKPLDEALITELAGSHDALITLEEGAIMGGAGSGVNEFVMAKRLRIPVLNLGLPDEFIPQGTQEEVRHDYQLDATGIQQQITCWLAQ; this comes from the coding sequence ATGAGTTTTGATATTGCAAAATACCCGACACTGGCGCTGGCAAGCACGGTACAGGAATTACGTTTACTGCCAAAAGAGAAGCTTCCGGCACTCTGTGACGAGCTGCGTCAGTATCTGCTGGACAGCGTCAGCCGCTCCAGTGGTCACTTCGCTTCGGGTCTGGGCGTCGTCGAGCTAACAGTGGCGCTGCATTATGTTTACAACACCCCGTTTGACCATCTGGTGTGGGATGTTGGCCATCAGGCCTACCCGCATAAAATTCTGACCGGTCGCCGCGATCGCATCGGCACCATCCGTCAGAAAAATGGTCTGCATCCCTTCCCGTGGCGTGAAGAGAGCGAATACGACGTACTGAGCGTCGGTCACTCGTCAACCTCCATCAGCGCCGCCCTCGGTATGGCCGTCGCCGCCGAGCGTGAAGGTAAAGGGCGTCGTACTGCGGCCATCATTGGTGATGGTGCCATCACGGCGGGCATGGCATTTGAAGCCATGAACCACGCGGGCGATATCAAACCGGATATGCTGGTGATCCTCAACGACAACGAGATGTCGATCTCCGAGAACGTGGGTGCGCTGAACAATCGTCTGGCGCAGATCCTCTCCGGTAAAACCTATTCACGCCTGCGCGAAGGCGGCAAACGGGTGCTGGACAACCTGCCGCCGATCAAAGAGCTGGTCAAACGCACTGAAGAACATCTGAAAGGCATGGTGGTACCGGGTACGCTGTTTGAAGAACTCGGTTTTAACTACATCGGCCCGGTGGATGGTCACGATGTCCTCGCGTTGGTCAGTACGCTGAAGAACATGCGTAGCCTGAAAGGCCCGCAGTTCCTGCATATCATGACCAAAAAAGGCAAAGGCTATGCGCCGGCTGAAGAAGATCCCATCACCTGGCATGCCGTACCGAAATTCGATCCGGCCAGCGGTTCGCTGCCGAAAAGCGCAGGTGGTCTGCCGAGCTACTCCAAAGTATTTGGTAACTGGTTGAGCGAAATCGCGGCTGATGACGCACGCCTGATGGCCATCACTCCGGCGATGCGCGAAGGATCCGGCATGGTGAGTTTTTCCCGTGACTATCCGCAGCAATATTTCGACGTGGCGATCGCTGAACAGCACGCGGTAACCTTCGCGGCAGGGATGGCGATTGGCGGCTACAAACCGATTGTGGCGATCTACTCCACCTTCCTGCAACGCGCATACGATCAGGTGATCCACGATGTGGCGATCCAGAAGCTGCCAGTGTTGTTTGCTATCGATCGTGGCGGCATTGTCGGTGCCGACGGACAAACCCATCAGGGTGCGTTCGATCTGGCTTATCTGCGCTGTATCCCTGGCATGGTGATCATGACGCCAAGCGACGAGAACGAATGCCGCCTGATGTTGTACACCGGTTACCACTATCAGGATGGCCCAAGTGCCGTGCGTTACCCGCGCGGTACCGGCACCGGGGCAGCGCTGGAACCCCTGGCGAGCCTGCCGTTGGGCAAGGGCGTGATAAAACGTCAGGGCGAGAAGCTGGCGATTCTCAACTTCGGTACCTTGCTGCCGGAAGCCACTGCGGCCGCCGAAGCGTTGAATGCCACCCTGGTGGATATGCGTTTTGTCAAACCGCTGGATGAGGCGTTGATCACGGAACTGGCGGGCAGCCACGACGCCCTGATCACCCTGGAAGAAGGGGCTATCATGGGCGGAGCAGGTAGCGGCGTGAACGAATTTGTGATGGCAAAACGCCTGCGTATACCGGTGCTGAACCTCGGTCTGCCTGATGAGTTCATCCCGCAGGGTACCCAGGAAGAAGTGCGCCATGACTACCAACTGGATGCCACCGGTATTCAGCAACAAATCACCTGCTGGCTGGCCCAGTAA
- the ispA gene encoding (2E,6E)-farnesyl diphosphate synthase — MDFAKLLSAYHERVNLALTRLLDPLPFQSSPLVNAMQYGALLGGKRLRPFLVYATGEMLKADPASLDAPAAAVECIHAYSLIHDDLPAMDDDALRRGQPTCHIKYGEDTAILAGDALQTLAFSILADQPMPGVSAEARITMISELAQASGVAGMCGGQALDLAAEGKSIDLAQLEQIHRHKTGALIRVAVRLGALAAGEQGRAALPVLDVYANAIGLAFQVQDDILDVVGDTAILGKTQGADQALGKSTYPALMGLDNARQKAWDLYQEALGALDILAAQSFNTTALQALASFIIERDK, encoded by the coding sequence ATGGATTTCGCCAAACTGCTAAGCGCCTATCACGAAAGGGTAAACCTCGCGCTGACGCGCTTGTTAGATCCACTTCCTTTTCAGAGTTCTCCTCTGGTGAATGCCATGCAATATGGGGCACTATTAGGCGGTAAGCGTCTGCGCCCTTTTCTGGTTTACGCTACGGGTGAAATGTTAAAGGCCGATCCGGCCAGCCTGGATGCGCCCGCTGCGGCGGTAGAATGTATCCACGCGTACTCTTTGATTCATGACGATCTGCCTGCGATGGACGACGATGCATTGCGTCGTGGGCAGCCAACCTGCCATATCAAATATGGTGAAGACACGGCGATTCTCGCAGGCGATGCCCTGCAAACGCTGGCGTTTTCGATTTTGGCCGACCAGCCGATGCCTGGCGTAAGTGCAGAAGCCCGTATTACCATGATCTCCGAACTGGCGCAGGCCAGTGGTGTCGCAGGTATGTGCGGCGGCCAGGCACTAGACCTCGCCGCCGAGGGTAAAAGCATCGACCTCGCGCAACTGGAACAGATTCACCGTCATAAAACCGGTGCATTGATCCGTGTTGCCGTACGACTTGGTGCGTTGGCGGCGGGTGAGCAAGGCCGTGCCGCCCTGCCCGTTCTGGATGTCTATGCCAATGCCATTGGTTTGGCGTTTCAGGTGCAGGATGACATCCTGGATGTGGTCGGCGACACCGCGATATTGGGCAAAACTCAGGGGGCCGATCAGGCACTGGGCAAAAGCACATATCCGGCGCTGATGGGGCTGGATAATGCCCGTCAAAAAGCCTGGGATCTCTATCAGGAGGCACTGGGCGCGTTGGATATTCTGGCCGCGCAATCCTTTAACACCACAGCATTACAAGCGTTGGCTAGCTTCATAATTGAACGCGATAAATAA
- the xseB gene encoding exodeoxyribonuclease VII small subunit, whose protein sequence is MPKKAEAPASFESALQQLEQIVSRLESGELPLEEALKEFERGVQLARSGQQTLQQAEQRVQILLSDDKDAALTPFTPEDN, encoded by the coding sequence ATGCCGAAAAAAGCCGAAGCGCCCGCCAGTTTTGAAAGCGCTCTACAGCAACTGGAACAGATCGTCAGCCGCCTGGAAAGTGGTGAGCTGCCGCTGGAAGAGGCGCTAAAAGAATTTGAACGCGGTGTTCAGTTGGCACGTAGCGGCCAGCAAACCCTGCAACAGGCGGAACAGCGCGTGCAGATTTTGCTGAGCGATGATAAAGACGCCGCGCTCACCCCTTTTACGCCGGAAGATAATTGA